From one Dysidea avara chromosome 9, odDysAvar1.4, whole genome shotgun sequence genomic stretch:
- the LOC136267749 gene encoding endophilin-B1-like, whose product MASGESNVDGSVGGTSSAKEKLATFRKFASVSYTRARQYASERLGKAELTEYDAELEKLLEQCDKIKTSTERILNWVELILQPNPGVRLEDKLYSTFHRGQQSEQQKQPRIRKSPFEYLGAEFLYSGNSFGAETQYGSYMVRCGAAQNKIGEAEKRLLEKGHTEFIAPLKAFLEIDIKNALRERRTLNIRRIDLDAAKAKVKRTTSAERIQAAEAELRMIQHSFDEQVEVTRSVLKKIVETQTTHNGYIQALIAAQREFFSECVSQLNEISSSAPPPSVQIPATSFLTSNTFEVNGIQLDRDETRKGKVLYDYEAENDGELSVTGDQDVMATPIPGDTDYLMIEVDGKFGKVPGTYIQLL is encoded by the exons ATGGCGAGCGGAGAGAGCAACGTTGACGGGTCTGTAGGGGGGACGTCAAGCGCGAAAGAGAAGTTAGCCACTTTTCGTAAATTTGCGTCGGTTTCGTACACCAGAGCCAGACAG TATGCTTCGGAGCGACTGGGTAAGGCTGAATTGACGGAATATGACGCAGAACTGGAGAAGCTACTCGAGCAATGTGACAAGATCAAGACATCAACTGAACGAATCCTTAACTGGGTGGAACTAATACTGCAACCCAACCCAG GAGTTCGTTTGGAGGACAAACTGTATTCCACCTTCCATCGGGGCCAACAATCGGAACAGCAGAAACAACCACGAATCCGTAAATCACCTTTTGAGTATTTGGGAGCTGAATTCTTGTACAGTGGAAATAGTTTTGGAGCAGAAACACAATATG GTTCATACATGGTACGGTGTGGTGCAGCACAAAACAAGATAGGTGAAGCTGAGAAACGACTGCTGGAGAAGGGCCACACAGAGTTTATTGCTCCATTAAAAGCATTTCTGGAGATTGATATCAAAAATGCACTG CGTGAAAGACGTACACTAAACATTCGGAGGATTGACTTGGATGCTGCAAAGGCAAAAGTCAAGCGAACAACTTCAGCAGAGAGAATACAAGCA GCAGAAGCTGAGCTACGCATGATCCAACATAGTTTTGATGAGCAAGTTGAAGTGACAAGAAGTGTTCTTAAAAAAATTGTTGAGACTCAA ACCACACACAACGGATACATTCAAGCTCTAATTGCTGCCCAGCGAGAGTTCTTTAGTGAGTGTGTCAGTCAGTTGAACGAGATTAGCTCCAGTGCACCCCCACCTAGTGTCCA GATACCTGCCACATCATTTTTGACATCAAACACATTTGAGGTGAATGGTATCCAACTGGACCGAGATGAGACTCGTAAAGGAAAAGTGTTGTACGACTATGAAGCTGAGAATGATGGTGAATTGTCAGTCACTGGAGACCAG GATGTGATGGCCACACCCATACCTGGTGACACCGATTATTTAATGATTGAAGTTGATGGCAAGTTTGGTAAAGTACCAGGAACGTACATACAGTTATTGTGA
- the LOC136267752 gene encoding pyridoxal 5'-phosphate synthase subunit SNZERR-like, which produces MEDQGVNKSGEGDSDAKVTGTFTLKAGLAQMLKGGIIMDVTDAAQAKIAEEAGACAVMALERVPADIRRDGGVARMSDPKKIKEIMAAVTIPVMAKVRIGHFVEAQILESLGVDFIDESEVLTPADGENHVDKHPFKIPFVCGARNLGEALRRISEGAAMIRTKGEAGTGDVVQAVKHARAIQQEIRVAQSMTNTELYGYAKKLGVDVELLKKTRELGRLPVVNFAAGGLATPADVGLLMQLGVDGVFVGSGIFKSADPKKRAAAMVQAVTHYNDPAILAKVSEDLGDPMVGINCDELTQRWAGRESTHKDSSSN; this is translated from the exons ATGGAAGATCAAGGCGTGAACA AAAGCGGTGAAGGTGACAGCGATGCAAAGGTCACTG GCACTTTCACTCTTAAAGCTGGCCTAGCTCAGATGCTCAAGGGTGGTATTATAATGGATGTGACTGACGCGGCACAGGCGAAGATTGCTGAAGAAGCTGGG GCCTGTGCGGTGATGGCATTAGAGCGAGTACCTGCTGATATTAGAAGAGATGGCGGAGTGGCTAGAATGTCTGACCCCAAG AAAATTAAAGAAATTATGGCTGCCGTCACAATTCCTGTAATGGCAAAGGTTCGTATTGGTCACTTTGTTGAAGCTCAAATTCTGGAAAGCCTCGGTGTGGATTTCATCGATGAGTCAGAAG TACTAACTCCGGCCGATGGAGAGAACCATGTTGATAAACATCCCTTTAAGATTCCCTTTGTGTGTGGGGCACGCAACCTCGGTGAAGCATTACGGAGGATATCAGAAGGAGCAGCCATGATAAGAACTAAGGGAGAAGCTGGAACAG GTGATGTGGTACAAGCTGTCAAACACGCTCGTGCCATCCAACAAGAGATAAGAGTAGCTCAATCAATGACCAACACAGAACTCTATGGCTATGCCAAGAAACTGGGGGTTGATGTAGAGCTGTTGAAGAAGACAAGAGAGTTAGGTCGTCTACCAGTAGTCAACTTTGCTGCCGGAGGATTAG CTACACCTGCTGATGTTGGCCTGCTAATGCAGCTTGGAGTAGATGGTGTATTTGTAGGATCTGGTATCTTCAAGAGTGCTGACCCTAAGAAGCGAgcagcagccatggtacaagcaGTCACTCACTATAATGACCCTGCCATATTAGCCAAAGTCAGCGAAGACTTGGGAGACCCAATG GTTGGAATTAATTGTGATGAATTAACCCAGAGATGGGCGGGAAGGGAAAGTACCCACAAGGACTCCTCATCAAACTAA
- the LOC136267747 gene encoding conditioned medium factor-like, whose translation MLRYEMFSLLVLVGLAHAVTPPPYKTLIGPPNDFDQVSTFRADDTIMSKGCAVRPKNGGNSATNGMWEGGVPVDSWPFTVTVCTQLPDMIKMSFMLDNSPINYCYEKTVDVNMNTGVPYPCRNFQFCNGTKTGMLTIQLSCDANTCPEGTFNAFVEVTFPSSKIQLVSEVTTRNPIIGQPVTVVARLQDASGENINPIKVISAIMDIILPDGGVISKVMEIFKDGSIIGKFLPFLKNSNTDYSSLVDTVFDVIVKVTGMSEDDVKTYRTAANFLIPTLQHLFTSGSVSVGNMYTHPETNSQMVQFKVPVSVLQQSKNNNYRYYTQVWGTSHNGTAVPICWMSGLVNIDIDGNNTGEYVNGHFNMEMDTNWMVASETLFPVHLRNFSVDETVGFVELQNIDTLEVEHDPELLKWRPKIRPEDVKITMDMIEGYNPYRYKQNEATEGKLMLVHGYCSASEAFPTDQFNNYVVFADFEQGRPVDEFAKLISEFATSQGIDAYSIVAHSQGGMAALHLLTYYQSGLDGTQNGGRKIQTVGTSWQGTPLMGELANIAGILGFGCGKVADLSTDVASRWLSKIPSGKQMEVYYYTTENGPGFPCNLATQILLSSPNDGVVEKKRAQLPFGSAVDHKVGQCHSEGMTYPPQCHDAARNSEMNKNAAR comes from the exons atgTTGAGATACGAGATGTTTTCCCTGCTTGTGCTGGTCGGACTGGCTCATGCTGTCACTCCACCACCTTACAAGACACTGATTGGACCACCTAATGATTTTGACCAAGTGAGCACGTTCAGGGCAGATGACACGATAATGTCAAAGGGGTGTGCAGTACGACCTAAAAATGGAGGGAACTCAGCTACCAATGGCATGTGGGAAGGAGGAGTGCCCGTTGATTCATGGCCATTTACTGTCACCGTTTGTACCCAGCTACCTGACATGATTAAGATGTCATTCATGTTGGACAATTCCCCTATCAACTACTGCTATGAGAAAACAGTTGATGTTAACATGAACACTGGTGTGCCCTATCCTTGTCGTAACTTCCAGTTTTGTAATGGGACCAAGACAGGAATGCTAACAATCCAGTTATCATGTGATGCTAACACCTGCCCTGAAGGCACTTTTAATGCATTTGTGGAGGTCACATTTCCCAGCAGCAAAATTCAGTTGGTCTCTGAAGTGACAACTCGTAATCCAATTATAGGGCAACCTGTTACAGTAGTAGCCAGATTGCAAGATGCATCGGGTGAAAACATTAACCCCATAAAGGTCATCTCTGCCATAATGGACATCATCTTACCTGATGGAGGTGTTATCAGCAAGGTGATGGAGATATTCAAAGATGGGTCAATCATTGGAAAATTCTTGCCATTCCTCAAGAACTCAAACACGGACTATAGCAGCCTGGTGGACACCGTGTTCGATGTAATCGTGAAGGTGACAGGAATGTCTGAGGATGATGTTAAGACTTACAGAACAGCTGCTAACTTCCTCATACCCACACTACAGCACTTGTTCACTAGTGGTTCAGTGTCAGTTGGTAACATGTACACACACCCTGAGACCAATTCTCAAATGGTTCAATTTAAAGTCCCTGTCAGTGTCCTACAGCAGTCAAAGAACAACAACTATCGTTACTATACTCAAGTCTGGGGTACCAGTCACAATGGTACTGCTGTCCCAATCTGTTGGATGAGTGGACTGGTCAATATTGACATTGATGGCAACAATACTGGTGAATATGTGAATGGTCACTTTAACATGGAAATGGACACAAATTGGATGGTGGCAAGTGAAACACTATTCCCAGTACACTTAAGAAACTTCTCAGTGGATGAGACAGTTGGTTTTGTTGAGCTACAGAACATTGATACTCTAGAAGTTGAACATGACCCTGAGCTGTTAAAATGGAGGCCTAAGATACGTCCAGAAGACGTAAAGATAACCATGGATATGATCGAGGGGTATAATCCTTATAGGTACAAGCAGAATGAAGCAACAGAGGGAAAGTTGATGCTCGTACATGGGTACTGCTCAGCTTCTGAAGCCTTCCCTACGGACCAGttcaataattatgttgtgtttGCTGATTTTGAGCAGGGACGTCCAGTGGATGAGTTTGCTAAACTGATTAGTGAATTTGCAACTTCACAAGGAATTGACGCCTACAGCATAGTAGCCCACTCACAAGGCGGCATGGCTGCACTCCATTTGCTGACATACTACCAAAGTGGACTAGATGGTACCCAG AATGGTGGTAGGAAGATTCAAACTGTTGGAACAAGTTGGCAGGGTACTCCACTGATGGGGGAACTAGCTAACATTGCTGGAATACTCGGGTTTGGTTGTGGAAAGGTAGCAGATCTCAGCACAGATGTGGCGTCACGTTGGCTTAGCAAGATCCCAAGTGGCAAACAAATGGAAGTATATTACTACACTACTGAAAAT GGACCAGGTTTTCCATGTAACCTAGCAACACAGATCCTCCTGAGTTCTCCTAATGATGGGGTAGTTGAGAAGAAGAGGGCCCAATTGCCATTTGGTTCTGCTGTCGACCATAAGGTGGGGCAGTGCCACAGTGAAGGGATGACCTACCCCCCACAATGTCATGATGCTGCAAGAAATAGCGAAATGAACAAAAATGCTGCTCGCTAA
- the LOC136267753 gene encoding pyridoxal 5'-phosphate synthase subunit PdxT-like — MATDKVLVGVLAIQGAFIEHVKMLGRAAKQLDCESRVQVVEVREPSQLAELAGLVIPGGESTTMSLFFGKNLFGELLKSWTEKRAVLGTCAGLILLSNQLEGQKEGGQALIGGLDVTTSRNSFGRQVDSFEATLKLADPALHSNQSLTTIGSHAPLTTSQCAAKPDEYHGIFLRSPRILSVDKPEVKVLATLESEGKATPVAVRQNNLMATCFHPELTTDTRWHCYFLKMCMKMS; from the exons ATGGCCACTGATAAGGTGCTGGTAGGGGTACTAGCTATTCAAGGAGCCTTTATTGAACATGTTAAGATGTTGGGAAGAGCAGCCAAACAGCTTGATTGTGAATCACGCGTACAAGTCGTGGAGGTACGAGAACCCAGCCAGCTAGCTGAGTTGGCCGGACTAGTTATTCCTGGCGGGGAGAGCACTACAATGAGCTTGTTCTTCGGGAAGAACCTATTTGGTGAACTGCTGAAGTCCTGGACTGAGAAAAGAGCAGTGTTGGGCACATGCGCAGGCTTAATTCTTTTATCCAATCAACTTGAAGGACAGAAAGAAGGCGGTCAAGCACTA ATAGGTGGACTGGATGTCACAACATCTCGTAACTCATTTGGACGACAAGTGGACAGCTTTGAGGCTACACTGAAACTGGCTGACCCAGCTCTCCATAGCAACCAGTCCTTGACAACCATAGGATCACATGCACCCCTCACTACCTCACAATGTGCAGCAAAGCCAGACGAGTATCATGGGATTTTCCTAAGGTCTCCTAGAATTCTCTCTGTTGATAAACCAGAGGTGAAGGTGCTGGCAACACTGGAGAGTGAAGGAAAGGCCACACCAGTTGCTGTACGACAGAATAACCTAATGGCTACTTGTTTCCATCCAGAGCTCACCACAGATACTAGATGGCATTGCTACTTTCTTAAAATGTGTATGAAAATGTCATGA
- the LOC136266090 gene encoding MFS-type efflux pump MSMEG_3705-like, translating into MYGTIKDESRGSDENLASSLSGSDLNTHNQSSGSRKNYDETDPLLDKDEKEEDDGKICGISKTLVPFYGVYKLITKAGPYPLVVLLFLLFAYLHNQLVRYTLSITAKEVAQDLHYGDESCMMNTDALDNVTRFFPKYYKVYEKGLADWTDMCDNDTLEHNQGLCTGVNVDLLVNNTEGENVTLFVDQPCKYDYDGTGILYQLVAGPLFNNIYIIAGVCLGFAADLANRKVLLVISLVWWSLMTGLTGFADKYWQLALLRFSVAIGAAGCTPFAASIITDYFPMDLRGFAFGIYNWGIYIGYSMSYALGNEVTVALNWRWVFYIAAFMGFAIAPLILFGVREPKRTANASQKEKPNDNIKLKPTEKVGCVASLFIPKVLIEYFIKLWCPAVLNYKLYFSPGLLLLCIAGGVRNAGGYVWAYNTELFYDEEKDLTKQEIAQFMSWIPLVGGSLGAFLGGVVSDLIIKGRGPYHRIWVLIISQILAAPFALGGLLLDYPLCFYSLIFSNIIGEMWIGVTLALVVDLVPSYIRTTIVAVYLFIITLIGGNFNLAVSAFISAGLSRTTALVLCFPCLYALSSVLFLITFFVMRYDLKKKKQHDNKFSLMANEPGPNPVNSDSKE; encoded by the exons ATGTATGGTACAATCAAAGATGAGAGCCGTGGAAGCGACGAGAACCTAGCCTCGTCATTGTCTGGCAGTGATCTGAACACTCACAACCAGTCGTCAGGTTCCAGAAAAAATTACGACGAGACTGACCCGCTCTTAGATAAGGACGAGAAAGAAGAAGACGATGGAAAGATTTGTGGCATCAGCAAGACCTTGGTCCCCTTCTATGGTGTTTACAAGCTAATAACAAAGGCCGGGCCTTATCCATTAGTAGTTCTACTGTTCCTGCTGTTCGCATACCTACACAATCAACTAGTGCGATACACTCTATCCATTACGGCCAAGGAGGTAGCGCAGGACCTTCACTACGGTGACGAAAGCTGTATGATGAATACGGATGCGTTAGATAATGTTACCAGATTCTTTCCAAAGTACTACAAAGTCTACGAGAAGGGTTTAGCAGATTGGACGGACATGTGTGATAACGACACGTTGGA GCACAACCAAGGTCTCTGCACTGGTGTTAATGTTGACTTACTTGTGAATAACACTGAAGGAGAGAATGTTACCCTTTTTGTAGACCAACCCTGCAAATATGATTATGATGGTACCGGGATATTGTACCAACTAGTGGCTGGTCCACTCTTCAACAATATCTATATCATTGCTGGGGTGTGTCTGGGGTTTGCTGCTGACTTGGCCAATCGTAAGGTGTTGCTAGTGATCAGCTTGGTATGGTGGAGTCTCATGACTGGGTTAACTGGATTTGCAGACAAGTACTGGCAGTTGGCCCTGCTGAGATTTTCTGTTGCTATTGG AGCTGCTGGTTGTACTCCATTTGCTGCAAGTATTATAACTGACTATTTTCCAATG GATCTACGTGGGTTTGCATTTGGTATCTACAACTGGGGTATCTATATTGGATATAGTATGTCATATGCACTTGGTAATGAAGTGACAGTGGCCCTTAATTGGAGGTGGGTGTTCTACATTGCTGCATTCATGGGCTTTGCCATAGCCCCTCTGATTTTGTTTGGTGTTCGAGAACCAAAGAGAACTGCTAATGCCTCACAAAAAGAGAAACCGAATGATAACATAAAGCTAAAGCCCACAGAGAAAGTGGGATGTGTGGCATCACTGTTCATCCCAAAAGTCCTTATTGAATATTTCATCAAGTTATGGTGTCCAGCTGTCCTCAACTACAAGCTGTACTTCTCACCTGGACTATTGCTGCTTTGTATTGCTGGTGGAGTACGTAATGCTGGTGGCTATGTGTGGGCATACAACACTGAACTGTTTTACGATGAAGAAAAGGATCTTACTAAACAAGAGATAGCTCAGTTTATGTCATGGATCCCTCTTGTGGGGGGATCATTGGGAGCTTTCCTTGGTGGAGTTGTGTCAGATCTTATCATCAAAGGAAGGGGACCATACCATCGTATATGGGTTCTCATCATAAGTCAA ATCCTTGCTGCACCCTTTGCACTGGGTGGTTTACTGTTAGATTACCCATTGTGTTTCTATAGTCTCATATTCTCAAACATCATTGGTGAAATGTGGATTGGAGTCACTCTGGCACTTGTCGTTGACTTGGTACCCTCCTACATCAGAACCACCATTGTTGCTGTCTATCTATTCATCATCACCCTGATAGGTGGAAATTTCAACTTAGCAGTATCTGCATTCATATCAGCTGGTCTGAGTAGAACTACAGCCTTGGTGTTGTGTTTCCCATGTCTGTATGCCCTTAGCTCTGTATtgtttttaattacatttttTGTGATGCGTTATGACCTGAAGAAGAAGAAGCAACACGATAATAAGTTTTCACTGATGGCAAATGAGCCTGGACCAAACCCAGTCAATAGTGACAGCAAAGAATAA
- the LOC136266068 gene encoding MFS-type efflux pump MSMEG_3705-like isoform X1: MDIKAKGGGSDDDLGTATLSGSDLNAHNLSSGFRKEYDDQDDMDKDDETDPLIDDDDVEAEEKEFEEDDGKIFGISKTLIPFYGVYKLISKAGPYPLVVLLFLLFAYLHNQLVRYTLSITAKEVAQDLQYGNRSCMMNTDELDNITRFFPKEYKVYKKSLADWVDVCDNGSLEYDKGLCNGATVNLLVNDTEGNNVTLFIEHPCSYDYDGTGLLYQLVAGPLFNNVYIIAGVFLGFAADLANRKVLLVISLVWWSLMTGLTGLTQKYWQLALLRFAVAIGAAGCTPFAASIMSDYFPMDLRGFAFGIYNWGIYTGYSMSYALGNEVTVALNWRWVFYIAAFMGFAIAPLILIGVREPKRTANASRKEKPNDQVKLKPTEKMGAVASLFIPRVLIKCFIKLLCPTILNYKLYFSPGLLLLCIAGGVRNAGGYVWAYNTELFYEKEKDLTKQEIAQFMSWIPLVGGSLGAFLGGVVSDLIIKGRGPYHRIWVLIISQILAAPFALGGLLLDYPLCFYSLIFSNIIGEMWIGVTLALVVDLVPSYIRTTIVAVYLFIVTLIGGNFNLAVAAFISAGLSRTTALVLCFPCLYALSSVLFLITFFVMRYDLKKKKQHDEMPLVVNEPVQQANLDQSQQSITDHKNDSKE, from the exons ATGGACATCAAAGCTAAGGGCGGCGGAAGCGACGACGACTTAGGTACTGCGACCTTGTCTGGCAGTGATTTGAATGCTCATAATCTGTCATCAGGTTTCAGGAAAGAGTACGACGATCAGGACGATATGGATAAAGACGACGAGACGGACCCGCTCATAGATGATGACGATGTTGAGGCTGAAGAAAAAGAATTCGAAGAAGACGATGGAAAGATCTTTGGCATCAGCAAGACCTTGATCCCCTTCTATGGTGTTTACAAGCTAATATCAAAGGCCGGGCCTTATCCATTAGTAGTTCTACTGTTCCTGCTGTTCGCATACCTACACAATCAACTAGTGCGATACACTCTATCCATTACGGCCAAGGAGGTGGCGCAAGACCTTCAATACGGCAATAGAAGCTGTATGATGAATACGGATGAGTTGGATAATATTACCAGATTCTTTCCCAAGGAGTACAAAGTTTACAAAAAGAGCTTAGCAGATTGGGTGGACGTATGTGACAATGGCTCTTTAGA GTATGACAAAGGTCTCTGTAATGGTGCTACTGTTAATTTGCTTGTTAATGACACTGAAGGCAACAACGTTACCCTCTTCATAGAGCATCCCTGCAGTTATGATTATGATGGTACTGGACTATTGTACCAACTAGTGGCTGGTCCACTCTTCAACAATGTCTACATCATTGCTGGGGTGTTCCTGGGGTTTGCTGCTGACCTGGCCAATCGTAAGGTGTTGCTCGTGATCAGTTTGGTATGGTGGAGTTTGATGACTGGGTTAACTGGACTGACACAGAAATATTGGCAGTTGGCATTACTGAGATTTGCTGTTGCTATTGG AGCTGCTGGTTGTACTCCATTTGCTGCTAGTATTATGAGTGACTATTTCCCAATG GATCTACGTGGGTTTGCATTTGGTATCTACAACTGGGGTATCTATACTGGTTATAGTATGTCATATGCACTTGGTAATGAAGTGACTGTGGCCCTTAATTGGAGGTGGGTGTTCTACATTGCTGCATTCATGGGCTTTGCCATAGCCCCTCTGATTTTGATTGGTGTGCGAGAGCCAAAGAGAACTGCTAATGCTTCACGAAAGGAGAAACCAAATGATCAAGTGAAACTGAAGCCCACGGAGAAGATGGGAGCCGTGGCATCACTGTTCATTCCAAGAGTCCTGATTAAATGTTTCATCAAGTTGTTGTGTCCAACTATACTCAACTACAAGCTCTACTTCTCACCCGGACTATTGCTACTTTGTATTGCTGGTGGAGTACGTAATGCTGGTGGCTATGTGTGGGCATACAACACTGAACTGTTTTATGAGAAAGAAAAGGATCTTACTAAACAAGAGATAGCTCAGTTTATGTCATGGATCCCTCTTGTGGGGGGATCATTGGGAGCTTTCCTTGGTGGAGTTGTGTCAGATCTTATCATCAAAGGAAGGGGACCATACCATCGTATATGGGTACTCATCATAAGCCAA ATCCTTGCTGCACCCTTTGCACTGGGTGGTTTACTGTTAGATTACCCATTGTGTTTCTATAGTCTTATATTCTCCAACATCATTGGTGAAATGTGGATCGGAGTCACTCTCGCACTTGTCGTTGACTTGGTACCCTCTTATATCCGAACCACCATCGTTGCCGTCTACCTATTCATTGTCACTTTGATAGGTGGTAATTTTAACTTAGCAGTAGCTGCATTCATATCAGCTGGTCTGAGTAGAACTACAGCCTTGGTGTTGTGTTTCCCATGTCTGTATGCCCTTAGCTCTGTATtgtttttaattacatttttTGTGATGCGTTATGACCTGAAGAAGAAGAAGCAACATGATGAGATGCCTCTCGTCGTGAATGAGCCAGTGCAGCAAGCTAACCTGGATCAAAGTCAACAGAGCATTACTGATCATAAGAATGACAGCAAGGAATAG
- the LOC136266068 gene encoding MFS-type efflux pump MSMEG_3705-like isoform X2: MDIKAKGGGSDDDLGFRKEYDDQDDMDKDDETDPLIDDDDVEAEEKEFEEDDGKIFGISKTLIPFYGVYKLISKAGPYPLVVLLFLLFAYLHNQLVRYTLSITAKEVAQDLQYGNRSCMMNTDELDNITRFFPKEYKVYKKSLADWVDVCDNGSLEYDKGLCNGATVNLLVNDTEGNNVTLFIEHPCSYDYDGTGLLYQLVAGPLFNNVYIIAGVFLGFAADLANRKVLLVISLVWWSLMTGLTGLTQKYWQLALLRFAVAIGAAGCTPFAASIMSDYFPMDLRGFAFGIYNWGIYTGYSMSYALGNEVTVALNWRWVFYIAAFMGFAIAPLILIGVREPKRTANASRKEKPNDQVKLKPTEKMGAVASLFIPRVLIKCFIKLLCPTILNYKLYFSPGLLLLCIAGGVRNAGGYVWAYNTELFYEKEKDLTKQEIAQFMSWIPLVGGSLGAFLGGVVSDLIIKGRGPYHRIWVLIISQILAAPFALGGLLLDYPLCFYSLIFSNIIGEMWIGVTLALVVDLVPSYIRTTIVAVYLFIVTLIGGNFNLAVAAFISAGLSRTTALVLCFPCLYALSSVLFLITFFVMRYDLKKKKQHDEMPLVVNEPVQQANLDQSQQSITDHKNDSKE, translated from the exons ATGGACATCAAAGCTAAGGGCGGCGGAAGCGACGACGACTTAG GTTTCAGGAAAGAGTACGACGATCAGGACGATATGGATAAAGACGACGAGACGGACCCGCTCATAGATGATGACGATGTTGAGGCTGAAGAAAAAGAATTCGAAGAAGACGATGGAAAGATCTTTGGCATCAGCAAGACCTTGATCCCCTTCTATGGTGTTTACAAGCTAATATCAAAGGCCGGGCCTTATCCATTAGTAGTTCTACTGTTCCTGCTGTTCGCATACCTACACAATCAACTAGTGCGATACACTCTATCCATTACGGCCAAGGAGGTGGCGCAAGACCTTCAATACGGCAATAGAAGCTGTATGATGAATACGGATGAGTTGGATAATATTACCAGATTCTTTCCCAAGGAGTACAAAGTTTACAAAAAGAGCTTAGCAGATTGGGTGGACGTATGTGACAATGGCTCTTTAGA GTATGACAAAGGTCTCTGTAATGGTGCTACTGTTAATTTGCTTGTTAATGACACTGAAGGCAACAACGTTACCCTCTTCATAGAGCATCCCTGCAGTTATGATTATGATGGTACTGGACTATTGTACCAACTAGTGGCTGGTCCACTCTTCAACAATGTCTACATCATTGCTGGGGTGTTCCTGGGGTTTGCTGCTGACCTGGCCAATCGTAAGGTGTTGCTCGTGATCAGTTTGGTATGGTGGAGTTTGATGACTGGGTTAACTGGACTGACACAGAAATATTGGCAGTTGGCATTACTGAGATTTGCTGTTGCTATTGG AGCTGCTGGTTGTACTCCATTTGCTGCTAGTATTATGAGTGACTATTTCCCAATG GATCTACGTGGGTTTGCATTTGGTATCTACAACTGGGGTATCTATACTGGTTATAGTATGTCATATGCACTTGGTAATGAAGTGACTGTGGCCCTTAATTGGAGGTGGGTGTTCTACATTGCTGCATTCATGGGCTTTGCCATAGCCCCTCTGATTTTGATTGGTGTGCGAGAGCCAAAGAGAACTGCTAATGCTTCACGAAAGGAGAAACCAAATGATCAAGTGAAACTGAAGCCCACGGAGAAGATGGGAGCCGTGGCATCACTGTTCATTCCAAGAGTCCTGATTAAATGTTTCATCAAGTTGTTGTGTCCAACTATACTCAACTACAAGCTCTACTTCTCACCCGGACTATTGCTACTTTGTATTGCTGGTGGAGTACGTAATGCTGGTGGCTATGTGTGGGCATACAACACTGAACTGTTTTATGAGAAAGAAAAGGATCTTACTAAACAAGAGATAGCTCAGTTTATGTCATGGATCCCTCTTGTGGGGGGATCATTGGGAGCTTTCCTTGGTGGAGTTGTGTCAGATCTTATCATCAAAGGAAGGGGACCATACCATCGTATATGGGTACTCATCATAAGCCAA ATCCTTGCTGCACCCTTTGCACTGGGTGGTTTACTGTTAGATTACCCATTGTGTTTCTATAGTCTTATATTCTCCAACATCATTGGTGAAATGTGGATCGGAGTCACTCTCGCACTTGTCGTTGACTTGGTACCCTCTTATATCCGAACCACCATCGTTGCCGTCTACCTATTCATTGTCACTTTGATAGGTGGTAATTTTAACTTAGCAGTAGCTGCATTCATATCAGCTGGTCTGAGTAGAACTACAGCCTTGGTGTTGTGTTTCCCATGTCTGTATGCCCTTAGCTCTGTATtgtttttaattacatttttTGTGATGCGTTATGACCTGAAGAAGAAGAAGCAACATGATGAGATGCCTCTCGTCGTGAATGAGCCAGTGCAGCAAGCTAACCTGGATCAAAGTCAACAGAGCATTACTGATCATAAGAATGACAGCAAGGAATAG